The Streptomyces sp. Alt3 genome has a segment encoding these proteins:
- a CDS encoding PTS transporter subunit EIIC, with translation MSTDTVPAAPAKKRGAGVMAVMQRIGRSLMLPVAVLPAAALLVRLGNADMLGRESFPTFITKLAGYMAAGGGAILDNMPLLFAVGIAIGFAKKSDGSTALAAVTGYLVFQKVLATFTDGNLPQVASVADGKIVMNDAPVNAGVLGGVVMGIVVALLYQKFYRTKLPDWAGFFSGRRLVPILSAFAGLVIGIVFGLIWPVLGAGLHNFGEWLVGSGAVGAGIFGVANRALIPVGMHHLLNSFPWFQAGEYDGAHGDIARFLAGDPNAGQFMTGFFPIMMFALPAACLAIVHCARPERRKVVGGMMFSLALTSFVTGVTEPIEFTFMFIAPVLYAIHAVLTGVSMALTWALGMKDGFGFSAGLVDFLLNLGIASKPWLLVLVGLCFAAVYYVVFRFAITKFNLPTPGRESDEELAELQKAEAK, from the coding sequence ATGAGTACGGACACCGTTCCGGCCGCCCCCGCGAAGAAGCGTGGCGCCGGCGTGATGGCTGTCATGCAGCGCATCGGCCGCAGCCTGATGCTGCCCGTCGCGGTCCTGCCCGCGGCGGCGCTGCTGGTCCGGCTCGGCAATGCCGACATGCTCGGCCGCGAGTCGTTCCCGACCTTCATAACGAAGCTCGCCGGGTACATGGCCGCGGGTGGCGGTGCGATCCTCGACAACATGCCGCTGCTGTTCGCCGTCGGCATCGCCATCGGCTTCGCGAAGAAGTCGGACGGCTCCACCGCCCTGGCCGCCGTCACCGGATACCTGGTCTTCCAGAAGGTGCTGGCCACCTTCACCGACGGCAACCTCCCGCAGGTCGCGAGCGTCGCCGACGGCAAGATCGTGATGAACGACGCCCCCGTCAACGCCGGTGTCCTCGGTGGTGTCGTGATGGGCATCGTCGTGGCCCTGCTGTACCAGAAGTTCTACCGGACGAAGCTGCCCGACTGGGCGGGCTTCTTCAGCGGCCGCCGCCTGGTCCCGATCCTCTCCGCCTTCGCGGGCCTGGTCATCGGTATCGTCTTCGGTCTGATCTGGCCGGTCCTCGGCGCCGGTCTGCACAACTTCGGTGAGTGGCTGGTCGGTTCCGGCGCGGTCGGCGCGGGCATCTTCGGTGTCGCCAACCGTGCGCTGATCCCCGTCGGCATGCACCACCTGCTGAACTCCTTCCCATGGTTCCAGGCCGGCGAGTACGACGGCGCCCACGGCGACATCGCCCGCTTCCTGGCAGGCGACCCGAACGCCGGACAGTTCATGACCGGCTTCTTCCCGATCATGATGTTCGCCCTCCCGGCCGCCTGCCTGGCGATCGTCCACTGTGCCCGCCCCGAGCGCCGCAAGGTCGTCGGCGGCATGATGTTCTCGCTGGCGCTGACCTCGTTCGTCACCGGTGTGACCGAGCCGATCGAGTTCACGTTCATGTTCATCGCCCCGGTGCTGTACGCGATCCACGCGGTGCTGACCGGTGTCTCCATGGCGCTGACCTGGGCGCTCGGCATGAAGGACGGGTTCGGCTTCTCCGCCGGTCTGGTCGACTTCCTGCTGAACCTGGGCATCGCGTCGAAGCCGTGGCTGCTGGTGCTGGTCGGCCTCTGCTTCGCGGCGGTCTACTACGTGGTCTTCCGTTTCGCGATCACGAAGTTCAACCTTCCGACGCCGGGCCGTGAGTCCGACGAGGAGCTCGCCGAGCTCCAGAAGGCCGAGGCCAAGTAG
- a CDS encoding MBL fold metallo-hydrolase — protein MKLTVVGCSGSFPSPGSACSSYLVEADGFRLLLDMGNGALGELQRHVGLYDLDAVFLSHLHADHCIDMCAYFVVRYYRFDGGRPAAIPVYGPEGTEQRLTTAHADTPSDHAMSEVFDFHTLKSGSFEIGPFSVRTEKLRHPVDTFGIRVEHDGRALTYSGDTGTCEALAELAEGSDLFLCEASFVHGKEDIPDLHLNGREAGEYAARAGAGRLVLTHIPPWTDADRNLADAREVYDGPVDLALPGAVYEI, from the coding sequence ATGAAGCTCACCGTCGTCGGCTGCTCCGGCTCGTTCCCGTCACCGGGTTCGGCATGCTCGAGCTACCTCGTAGAGGCCGACGGCTTCCGGCTGCTCCTCGACATGGGCAACGGCGCCTTGGGCGAGCTGCAGCGCCACGTAGGTCTCTACGACCTCGACGCCGTCTTCCTCAGCCACCTCCATGCCGATCACTGCATCGACATGTGCGCGTACTTCGTCGTCCGGTACTACCGCTTCGACGGCGGACGCCCCGCCGCCATCCCCGTGTACGGACCGGAGGGCACCGAGCAGCGGCTCACCACGGCCCACGCCGACACCCCGTCCGACCACGCGATGAGCGAGGTCTTCGACTTCCACACGCTGAAGTCCGGGTCGTTCGAGATCGGCCCCTTCTCGGTCCGCACGGAGAAGCTCCGCCACCCCGTCGACACCTTCGGCATCAGGGTCGAGCACGACGGACGCGCCCTCACCTACTCCGGCGACACCGGCACCTGCGAGGCGCTGGCCGAACTCGCCGAGGGCTCCGACCTGTTCCTCTGCGAAGCATCGTTCGTGCACGGCAAGGAGGACATCCCGGACCTCCACCTCAACGGCCGCGAGGCGGGCGAGTACGCCGCCCGCGCCGGAGCGGGACGCCTGGTCCTCACCCACATCCCGCCGTGGACCGACGCCGACCGCAACCTCGCCGACGCCCGCGAGGTCTACGACGGCCCGGTCGACCTCGCCCTGCCCGGCGCGGTCTACGAGATCTGA
- a CDS encoding type II toxin-antitoxin system PemK/MazF family toxin, translating to MNSWWWAALAVVVLLALVATVSDARGRGGRGPRRPGGRTRPPGRAPERKRGRPHGEPRPGEIWWADVPFEDGPGSKDRPCLVLSVRGGTAVVAKITSKHHEERPGVIALPAGSVGDARGRRSFLETDELRDVALSGFRRKAGELDRGVWGRVRDLG from the coding sequence ATGAACTCGTGGTGGTGGGCGGCACTGGCCGTCGTTGTCCTGCTGGCGCTCGTGGCGACGGTCTCCGATGCGCGGGGGCGTGGTGGGCGTGGTCCGCGGCGTCCGGGTGGGCGGACGCGTCCGCCGGGGCGTGCTCCGGAGCGGAAGAGGGGGCGGCCGCACGGGGAGCCGCGGCCCGGGGAGATCTGGTGGGCGGACGTGCCGTTCGAGGACGGGCCGGGGTCGAAGGACCGGCCGTGTCTGGTGCTGTCGGTGCGGGGCGGTACGGCGGTGGTCGCCAAGATCACCAGTAAGCACCATGAGGAGCGGCCGGGGGTGATCGCGTTGCCGGCGGGTTCGGTGGGGGACGCGCGGGGCCGGCGGAGTTTTCTGGAGACGGACGAGCTGAGGGATGTCGCGCTGTCGGGGTTCCGGCGGAAGGCGGGCGAGCTGGACCGGGGGGTGTGGGGGCGGGTGCGTGATCTGGGGTGA
- a CDS encoding PLP-dependent cysteine synthase family protein, whose translation MRYDSPLAAVGNTPLVRLPRLSPSEDVRIWAKLEDRNPTGSIKDRPALHMVEQAEKDGRLTPGCTILEPTSGNTGISLAMAATLKGYRIVCVMPENTSQERRDLLTMWGAEIISSPAAGGSNTAVRVAKELSAEHPDWVMLYQYGNPDNAGAHYATTGPEILTDLPSITHFVAGLGTTGTLMGVGRYLRENKPDVSVVAAEPRYDDLVYGLRNLDEGFVPELYDASVLTTRFSVGSADAVTRTRELLQQEGIFAGVSTGAALHAAIGVGRKAVKAGESADIVFVVADGGWKYLSTGVYTAPTTEAAIETLHGQLWA comes from the coding sequence ATGCGGTACGACTCCCCGCTGGCGGCCGTGGGCAACACCCCCCTGGTCCGCCTCCCGCGGCTGTCCCCGTCCGAGGACGTCCGCATCTGGGCCAAGCTCGAGGACCGCAACCCCACCGGCTCGATCAAGGACCGCCCCGCGCTCCACATGGTCGAGCAGGCGGAGAAGGACGGCCGGCTGACACCCGGCTGCACCATCCTCGAACCCACCAGCGGCAACACCGGCATCTCGCTCGCCATGGCGGCCACCCTCAAGGGCTACCGCATCGTCTGCGTCATGCCGGAGAACACCTCGCAGGAACGGCGCGACCTCCTCACCATGTGGGGCGCCGAGATCATCTCCTCCCCGGCGGCAGGCGGCTCCAACACAGCCGTCCGCGTCGCCAAGGAACTCTCGGCCGAACACCCCGACTGGGTCATGCTCTACCAGTACGGCAACCCGGACAACGCCGGCGCCCACTACGCCACCACCGGACCGGAGATCCTCACCGACCTCCCCTCCATCACGCACTTCGTGGCCGGCCTCGGCACCACCGGCACCCTCATGGGCGTCGGCCGCTACCTCCGGGAGAACAAGCCCGACGTCAGCGTCGTCGCCGCCGAACCCCGCTACGACGACCTCGTCTACGGCCTGCGCAACCTCGACGAAGGCTTCGTCCCCGAGCTCTACGACGCCTCCGTCCTCACCACCCGCTTCTCCGTCGGCTCCGCCGACGCCGTCACCCGCACCCGCGAGCTCCTCCAGCAGGAAGGCATCTTCGCGGGCGTCTCCACCGGCGCCGCGCTCCACGCCGCCATCGGCGTCGGCCGCAAGGCCGTCAAGGCCGGAGAGTCCGCCGACATCGTCTTCGTCGTCGCGGACGGCGGCTGGAAGTACCTGTCCACCGGCGTCTACACCGCCCCCACGACAGAAGCCGCCATCGAAACCCTGCACGGCCAGCTCTGGGCCTGA